In Dioscorea cayenensis subsp. rotundata cultivar TDr96_F1 chromosome 9, TDr96_F1_v2_PseudoChromosome.rev07_lg8_w22 25.fasta, whole genome shotgun sequence, a genomic segment contains:
- the LOC120268970 gene encoding pentatricopeptide repeat-containing protein At1g73710: protein MIGSEEEGGGCQKPRRAATYNTLIDLYGKAGKLDKASEVFAEMLTNGVAPDVITFNTMIGVCGTNGRLGEAEALLGEMEQRGVRPDAKTFNVFMSMYAATGNVEKVLKYYRKISLAGLRPDVVTHRIILQVLCERRMVNDAENVIDEMLDSGFQVDEQSLPVVMKMYIDEGLLDEANMFFEKHCSGREISSKNYAAIMDAYAEKGLWKEAEVVFFRKRDAEHKKEVVEYNVMVKAYGKAKLYDKALSLFESMRSYGTWPDECTFNSIIQMLSSGDQPEKARELLDRMKVAGFKPRCETVSALIASYIHAGLISEGVKLYQDMKNLDVQPNEVVYGLLIDAFAESGDTEEALHYFHLMEESGFTANQIVLTSLIKAYSKNGSWERAQELYGKMKTLEGGPDIIASNCMINHFAGLGMVREAKLIFDDLRKKVQADDVSYSTMMYLYKSMGMLDEATNLALEMKSSGLLTDCASYNNALATFAVNSKLRDCGELVHHMLARKILPDPSTFKIIFTLLKKGGLPPEAVSQLELAYTEGKPYARQIVITSLFSIVGLHPFALESCKTFVSAEVGLDLSAYNVAIQAYGAANEVEKALNLFMRMQDEGLKPDLITYINLACCYGKAGMIEGLKRIYGLLKYGEIEPNESLFRALINAYNDTGKHDLAEIVEQEMRISPHDENSSGCETEDEV, encoded by the coding sequence ATGATTGGGTCGGAAGAAGAAGGTGGTGGTTGTCAGAAGCCACGGCGTGCTGCTACATATAATACTCTTATTGATTTGTATGGCAAGGCTGGGAAGCTGGACAAGGCTTCTGAGGTTTTTGCCGAGATGTTGACAAATGGTGTTGCACCGGATGTGATCACTTTCAATACTATGATCGGTGTTTGTGGGACGAATGGCCGGTTAGGTGAAGCTGAAGCTTTGCTCGGTGAAATGGAACAGAGAGGAGTTCGCCCAGATGCAAAGACGTTCAATGTGTTCATGTCGATGTATGCGGCAACTGGGAATGTAGAAAAGGTGTTGAAGTATTATAGGAAGATTAGTTTGGCCGGTCTTCGACCGGATGTTGTGACACATAGGATAATTTTGCAGGTTTTGTGTGAGAGGAGGATGGTTAATGATGCAGAGAATGTGATTGATGAAATGCTTGATTCGGGTTTTCAAGTTGATGAGCAATCACTGCCAGTAGTTATGAAGATGTACATTGATGAGGGGCTCCTTGATGAGGCAAACATGTTTTTTGAAAAGCATTGCTCTGGTAGAGAGATTTCATCCAAGAACTATGCTGCTATTATGGATGCATATGCGGAGAAGGGTTTGTGGAAAGAAGCCGAGGTTGTCTTTTTTAGAAAGAGGGATGCAGAGCACAAGAAGGAGGTGGTGGAGTACAATGTGATGGTGAAGGCATATGGGAAGGCAAAGCTTTATGATAAGGCTCTTTCTTTGTTTGAGAGCATGAGAAGCTATGGCACTTGGCCTGATGAGTGCACTTTTAATTCAATCATTCAAATGCTTTCTAGTGGTGATCAGCCGGAGAAAGCAAGGGAGCTGTTGGACAGGATGAAAGTTGCGGGGTTTAAACCTAGATGTGAGACAGTGTCAGCTCTTATTGCATCTTATATCCATGCAGGATTAATATCTGAGGGAGTTAAGCTCTACCAAGACATGAAGAACTTGGATGTTCAGCCAAATGAAGTTGTGTATGGTTTGCTTATAGATGCATTTGCTGAATCTGGGGATACTGAAGAAGCCCTTCACTATTTTCACTTGATGGAAGAATCTGGATTTACTGCAAATCAGATTGTCCTTACTTCTCTCATAAAGGCTTATTCTAAGAATGGAAGCTGGGAAAGAGCTCAAGAGCTGTATGGGAAGATGAAGACTTTGGAAGGTGGTCCAGATATAATTGCTTCAAATTGTATGATCAATCATTTTGCTGGGCTAGGGATGGTAAGAGAAGCTAAATTGATCTTTGATGACTTGAGGAAAAAGGTTCAGGCTGATGATGTTTCATATTCTACGATGATGTATCTTTACAAAAGCATGGGCATGCTGGATGAGGCGACTAATTTGGCTCTGGAGATGAAGAGTTCTGGTTTGCTAACTGATTGTGCTTCGTATAATAATGCCTTGGCTACTTTTGCAGTGAATAGCAAGCTAAGAGATTGCGGGGAACTGGTACATCATATGCTAGCCAGAAAGATTTTGCCTGATCCTTCaacattcaaaattattttcactTTATTGAAAAAGGGTGGGCTACCACCTGAGGCTGTCTCACAGTTAGAACTTGCATACACTGAGGGAAAACCTTATGCTCGGCAGATAGTAATAACGTCCTTGTTCTCCATTGTGGGATTACATCCATTTGCTCTAGAATCATGTAAAACCTTTGTTTCTGCTGAGGTAGGTCTTGATTTGTCGGCGTATAATGTTGCGATTCAGGCTTATGGAGCTGCAAATGAGGTTGAGAAAGCCTTAAATCTGTTCATGAGAATGCAAGATGAAGGACTGAAGCCAGACCTCATCACTTATATTAATTTAGCATGCTGCTATGGGAAAGCAGGGATGATTGAAGGACTAAAGCGCATCTATGGATTGTTAAAATATGGGGAGATTGAGCCAAATGAATCTCTATTTCGAGCTTTGATAAATGCTTATAATGACACTGGAAAACATGATCTTGCTGAAATAGTTGAGCAGGAAATGAGAATTAGTCCTCATGATGAGAACAGTAGTGGGTGTGAAACTGAAGATGAAGTATGA